gctaaatacattttattttttgaggcagagtctgtcacccagggtggagtgcagtggcgcgatctcggctcactgcaacctccacctcctgggttcaagcaattctcctgccttagcctcccaagtagcttggatactacaggtgcccgccaccacgcctggctaatttttgtatttttagtataggtagggtttcaccatgttggccaagctggtcttgaactcctgacctcaaatgatccacccaccttggcctcccaaagtgctgggattacaggcgtgagccaccacccccagcctgaaTACATTTCAAAGTGCCTAgcctattaaactttttttttccagtcgCATGAAGCTGAGGTCTTAAAGCAGCTGGCTGAGAAACGAGAGCACGAGAAAGAAGTGCTTCAGAAGGCAATAGAAGAGAACAACAACTTCAGTAAAATGGCAGAAGAGAAACTGACCCACAAAATGGAAGCTAACAAAGAGAACCGAGAGGCACAAATGGCTGCCAAACTGGAACGTTTGCGAGAGAAGGTTGGTTTCTTACCTTGTAAAAGGGTTGAGCCTGGAGTTTGATGCACCAATTAGTTGGCTTGAACTAAGTGCTTTGATAAAAGGTATTTGGTGTCTTTTTGTCATCCATTTGGGGCTTAACATGTTAAATGAAAGGTATATTTTAAGATGGAATAGTCAGTAATTCCCAGCATAATTGCATAGTCCTTCGAAGACCAGTATGCAGCTTGTTAGGTTCTACAAGGGACCCAGGAGATTCGATGATGTCTCAGAACTCAAATTTTGTGGTTCCCACAGGCTGTAATATATGCACCGAGGTTGTGTTGGGCCTCTttgaggtgggggctgggggtcgtgacttgacaggttttttttttttttttgactgatgACACCTTACCCTTCCTTTACAGGATAAGCACATTGAAGAAGTGCGGAAGAACAAAGAATCCAAAGACCCTGCTGACGAGACTGAAGCTGACTAATTTGCTCTGACAACTGACTTTCTCCCCATCCCCTTCCTAAATATCCAAAGACTGTACTGGCcagtgtcattttattttttccctcctgACAAATATTTTAGAAGCTAATGTAGGACTGTATAGGTAGATTCAGACTGTAAGATGTTGTTTTAGGGGCTAAAGGGGAGAAACTAAAAGTGTTTTACTCTTTTTCTAAAGTGTTGGTCTTTCTAATGTAGCTATTTTTCTTGTTGCATCTTTTCTACTTCAGTACACTTGGTGTACTGGGTTAATGGCTAGTACTGTATTGGCTCTGTGAAAACATATTTGTGAAAAGAGTATGTAGTGGCTTCTTTTGAACTGTTAGATGCTGAATATCTGTTCACTTTTCAATCCCAATTCTGTCCCAATCTTACCAGATGCTACTGGACTTGAATGGTTAATAAAACTGCACAGTGCTGTTGGTGGCAGTGACTTCTTTCGAGTTAGGTTAATAAATCAAGCCATAGAGACCCTCCTGGTTGATACTTGTTCCAGATGGGGCCTTGGGGCTGGTAGAAATACCAAGGCACAAATGACCGCACGTTCTCTGCCCTCAGTTTCTTGCCCCAGTGTGGTTTGCATTGTCTCCCTCCACAATGGCCGCTTTGTTTGGATGCCTCAGCCCAGGTCAGCTGTTACTATATTCTTTCAGATGTTTATTTGCAAACAAGCATTTTTTGTTCTGTGTCCCTTTTAAAAGGCAGATTAAAGGCACAAGCGTGTTACTAGAGAACAGTTTAGAGAGAATCTCAAGGTCCTACTTGGTGGTTTGCTTGCTCTACATTACAGGTGGGGCATGTCCTTATCCTTTCCTGCCATAAAAACGACGACACGAGAATCAGAATATTAATAAAACTTTATGTACTGCTGTAGCAACTCCTGTGAAATGACTAAAGGGAACCTTAATTATTTCTAGAGTAGCATTTGACAGATACGTCATCTTGTATCCAGAGGCTGTAATAGTCCCCATTGTCAGTGCATTGCCTCTCAATTCAGGGAACGCCTTTGGCAGCTTTCCTGTGCTGTTTGGGAACTGGcctaattatatatattttgtggcTCTTAGACATCTGTATAAAAGCTCTTGGAAGCCAAGCACTTACAGCAAAAGATGATTGCTAATACTGCGGTGGGGTCCACGTGTTGCTAACGCGTGTGCCTCTGTGGCTTGGGCTGTATCTTGAGATTGGGGTTTTACCACACTTATTTATGAGAACAACAGCCTACCTCAACTTACCTAAGATTGTTAGGATTAAATGGGTTTGTGGCAAGAGAGCATACTTAGAACATAGGTATTTAGCATTCCATATAAATCACGATTACTGTTTTCAACCAGAGGCTAGTGAGTGATCTAAGTTTATACTCTTGAGTTGGAAATTATTATGCAGTTTTTGTATTCCTTGAATtgacttttaaatttacttaaatgATCAATCAGAGGAATTCTGAACAAAGCTTGGTTTTAAGAGTTATGCCCATGTAGGGCAAATAGGAACAAGTGTAAGTCTAGTTGAATACAACAATAGGTTCTGAGCAATAtctaaagcaagaggacaggatGAGGCTTGTGTACAGTGGTGCAGCACAGTTCATCTTGGCTCCTGtctctggcacacagtaggtgccctGGGATCTTTAAAATGCCAGTTCTGAGTAGATGGGAATACAAAGAGGGCCTGAGGGTAGAAACTTGGCATAATGATACAAGGTGTCCTACAAGTGGCAGTAAGCTTTTGTTCATCTAGGACATTTAGGGAGGGAAACTGGCCTCAGGAGAAAGCAAGGGAAGGATCAACATAGATCTGAAAGGATGCCCCGTCAGTTGCCACCAATCCCACAGTGGCCCTGACTTCTATCCGAGGGTGATCCTGAGCCCCTGCCTTGTGACAGGCTTAAGTCACAGGAAACTGAAGGGGATGTATCTTACCACAGAAATAGAAGCTCTGGCTTTTCTATTTCACCTTGACCTTTGGAGAAGCACTTAGTCCTGGACCCCCATTTTCTCCTGGATAAAATGAGACAGTTGGGGGACATCAGTTAAGTAACTGTTACTCCCACATTCTTTGTATCTGGCTTGGAGTGAAGCGAAGGAGCGGTGGCACCTACGAGCTTCTGGGAAGTGCCTCTTGGCATGCTTTCCCGGGCCCAGCATTCTCTGTGCCATCATGGGAGTCTGCATCTGTCCCAGTGGGGCCAGCCTCTCCTGGCAGCACTTCCAATAGATTGGCCTAATAAGGCCAGAGTGGTTTGACAAGCAGTCGAGGCTGTCACCAAGGTGCACACTCCACTCCGTTCCTTTTGTCTTGAATGGAAGATGAGGCTTGTCGCTTCCTGAGGATTTTGTACTTGAGCCTTATGATTGACTGGGCTCAGTGGAGAGAGGTTTGAAGGACGTGAAGGAGGCCCTTAAGTTAACATTTGACAAGCACCTAGATTATGCTCCACTCTGGCCTGTGTGCTagggatggagaaaaaaatgGG
This DNA window, taken from Macaca mulatta isolate MMU2019108-1 chromosome 1, T2T-MMU8v2.0, whole genome shotgun sequence, encodes the following:
- the STMN1 gene encoding stathmin, yielding MASSDIQVKELEKRASGQAFELILSPRSKESVPEFPLSPPKKKDLSLEEIQKKLEAAEERRKSHEAEVLKQLAEKREHEKEVLQKAIEENNNFSKMAEEKLTHKMEANKENREAQMAAKLERLREKDKHIEEVRKNKESKDPADETEAD